From Bombus huntii isolate Logan2020A chromosome 4, iyBomHunt1.1, whole genome shotgun sequence, one genomic window encodes:
- the LOC126864516 gene encoding trafficking protein particle complex subunit 11 isoform X2, with translation MCELPPELVTKPLALIGLTGLDIANPVHRSIWDAFSNNRRLESSAIQFKLLSPTHEFPTVKPKRNSYEYYRPKGILKRNWMNKYLNEIPAVVVVFYNLDWNDPQWNEKKMECASKVQSLRNALDGRTTKIAVVLIQHCIQPPPGSEDTIATERATAVCGACELSPKLLYILPHGNHLLGYISRLESALYDLAQNFYHHEYRIVKGHRDQLNKTMQKNAYKHLFVRHQFKMAFLNELRQDQNLAQKHYTQAYNHLLEIPITDTNVMEITTIACFINYKLCKVMFNLNVPKDAISQFRLHTDRFKIWTGPKELIFEHHAWMCSQFSTFAELFDDAIRQGLPGVQTQHPGYYFQSAAHHAGLRQAACKDLCQNVTNYPDPDPLAGEEKLEFYGQRPWCPGKFSAEPIDPIKKALAIQALQYKEKYTVHHSNIIIALLGNAISQFKIYRCPRMRRVLVVQMAEEYYNSKDYGKVLTLLMHMLWEYHGERWPVLITNILKNALRAAYLSTSVQDYITLAFEALGPSTTFSEDYKDAVYNNVINILHKKPPTPESDLPDDVRYPAVEKWVVELNKSEPIVFTIDDNNMSSFIEVKARFLQPKYAVNSMVTAEVIIRNSYSNSVEFSKVSITVNSPGYNSEFVVADAEHNNLIFHGKEMRKFPYQFEAPQQNESSEIRITTISLYMSSDKMCCIILRFSAVGRETNFLSRLYPEIQQLRGEFETIQSLVSTEIKQEESTLSISTESNNPALLGEWLPINISVVTNEKISSAFLNVSLVSDGANEQSTELSLTMNNKQSVISIPIDNLEKDCVTHQTVYLRAHKVGDRDIHIKVEYTRSKQIKGSKELTYSLSVTKPFEVSTLFYTTLFEPLTKGFINEPFIIMPHIVCVSPWPINIINTSIELGDLIERENGNEAVSVLSGITLSANETGTDVYCLIPKAGGEQPISTGVYTIKWKRANDDNALETSSSVTLAPLGVEDAVICLEAKIPAHGWVRTPLLISYFIKNHSDNMITLRLTMEASDAFMFAGQKQIDIYILPKNERKVEWILRPLVAGFVQLPSLSLTVPADEEHKLSKARLSELVERSIPSHIYILPTSQTLEE, from the exons ATGTGTGAGTTACCACCAGAATTAGTTACTAAGCCATTAGCTCTTATTGGCTTAACTGGTTTAGACATTGCAAATCCTGTACATCGGTCAATTTGGGATGCATTCAGTAATAATCGCAGATTAGAAAGTTCTGCCatacaatttaaattactTAGCCCTACTCATGAATTCCCTACAGTAAAACCCAAg AGGAATTCATATGAATATTATAGGCCCAAAGGAATATTGAAACGTAATTGGATGAATAAATATCTTAATGAAATTCCAGCAGTTGttgttgtattttataatttagatTGGAATGATCCTCAATGGAACGAGAAAAAGATGGAATGTGCTTCTAAAGTACAATCTCTTAG AAATGCTTTAGATGGAAGAACTACAAAAATAGCTGTAGTACTTATACAACATTGTATACAACCCCCACCTGGTTCTGAAGATACTATTGCAACTGAACGTGCCACAGCTGTCTGTGGAGCATGTGAACTATCTCCAAagttattatacattttgcCACATGGAAATCATTTACTAGGATATATATCTAG ACTAGAAAGTGCATTATATGATCTAGCACAAAACTTTTATCATCATGAATATCGTATTGTCAAAGGACATAGAGATCAACTTAATAAAACTATGCAAAAAAATGCATACAAACATTTATTTGTACGCCATCAATTTAAGATGgcatttttaaatgaattaaGACAAGATCAAAATTTAGCTCAGAA gCATTATACTCAAGCATATAATCACTTATTGGAAATACCAATAACAGACACAAATGTGATGGAAATTACGACTATTGcttgttttataaattataagttATGTAAAGTAATGTTTAACTTAAATGTTCCTAAAGATGCTATATCGCAATTTAGACTTCATACTGACAG ATTCAAAATATGGACTGGTCCAAAGGAACTTATATTTGAACATCATGCTTGGATGTGTAGTCAGTTTTCTACATTTGCAGAATTATTTGATGATGCTATTCGACAGGGACTTCCTGGTGTCCAAACTCAGCACCCTGGATATTATTTTCAATCAGCAGCTCATCATGCAGGCTTAAGGCAAGCAGCTTGCAAAGATCTTTGTCag AATGTTACTAATTATCCAGATCCAGACCCACTAGCAGGTGAAGAAAAACTTGAATTCTATGGGCAACGACCATGGTGTCCTGGAAAATTCAGTGCAGAACCCATAGATCCCATAAAAAAAGCACTTGCTATACAGGCTTTacaatataaagaaaaatacacAGTTCACCATTCt AATATAATCATTGCTTTACTGGGCAATGCAATTTCACAATTTAAGATATATAGGTGTCCGAGAATGAGGAGAGTATTAG TCGTACAAATGGCtgaagaatattataattctaaAGATTATGGGAAAGTTCTAAC ATTATTGATGCACATGTTGTGGGAATATCACGGGGAACGGTGGCCCGTCTTAATCACAAATATCTTAAAGAATGCTTTACGTGCGGCATATCTCTCTACAAGTGTTCAAGACTACATCACCTTGGCATTTGAAGCTTTGGGACCTTCTACCACGTTTTCAGAGGATTATAAAGATGCTGTCTATAATAACGTCATTAATATTCTTCAC AAAAAACCACCAACTCCGGAATCTGACTTACCCGATGATGTGAGATATCCTGCAGTAGAAAAGTGGGTAGTGGAACTAAATAAGTCAGAACCAATTGTCTTTACAATTGATGATAATAACATGAGTTCGTTTATAGAAGTAAAAGCAAGATTTTTGCAGCCAAAGTATGCTGTCAATTCTATGGTTACTGCGGAAGTCATTATTAG AAATTCATACAGCAATAGTGTTGAATTTTCTAAAGTATCAATAACGGTTAATAGCCCAGGATATAATTCAGAATTCGTCGTTGCTGATGCTGAACATAATAATCTTATTTTTCACGGgaaagaaatgagaaaatttCCTTATCAATTTGAAGCCCCACAACAAAATGAGAGTAGCGAAATACGTATTACGACAATCTCATTATATATGAGTAGTGACAAAATGTGCTGTATTATTTTAAGATTTTCTGCTGTAGGGagagaaacgaattttttgAGTCGATTATATCCTGAAATACAACAGCTTCG AGGAGAGTTTGAAACAATACAATCACTAGTCAGTACCGAAATAAAACAAGAAGAATCTACTCTGAGTATAAGTACTGAATCCAACAATCCAGCTCTTTTAGGAGAATGGCTACCTATTAATATATCTGTTGTTActaatgaaaaaatatcatCAGCATTTTTAAATGTATCACTTGTGTCTGATGGAGCAAATGAACAGTCAA CGGAATTAAGTTTGACAATGAATAATAAGCAGTCGGTAATATCAATACCAATTGATAATTTGGAAAAGGACTGTGTTACTCATCAAACTGTATACTTAAGGGCTCACAAAGTTGGTGATCGAGATATTCATATAAAG GTAGAATACACAAGAtctaaacaaattaaaggatcaaAAGAATTAACATATTCACTATCAGTTACAAAGCCATTTGAAGTGTCGACATTATTTTATACCACTCTTTTTGAACCACTGACGAAAGGCTTCATTAATGAACCATTTATAATAATGCCTCACATTGTTTGTGTGTCTCCATGGcctataaatattataaatacttcTATAGAAttg gGAGATTTAATAGAAAGGGAAAATGGAAATGAGGCAGTATCTGTTTTAAGTGGTATTACACTTTCTGCAAATGAAACAGGTACAGATGTGTATTGTTTGATACCAAAAGCAGGTGGTGAGCAACCTATTAGTACAGGAGTCTATACTATTAAATGGAAACG TGCAAATGATGATAATGCATTAGAAACCAGCAGCAGTGTTACTTTAGCACCTCTAGGAGTTGAGGACGCTGTAATTTGTTTGGAAGCCAAAATACCTGCTCATGGTTGGGTCCGTACACCATTACtaatatcatattttataaaaaatcattCTGATAATATGATTACATTGCGATTGACTATGGAAGCTAGTGATGCCTTTATGTTTGCTGGACAAAAACAA aTTGACATTTACATACTtccaaaaaatgaaagaaaagttGAATGGATTTTACGACCATTGGTGGCAGGTTTTGTACAACTTCCATCATTGTCTCTAACAGTTCCCGCtg ATGAAGAACATAAATTAAGCAAAGCGCGGCTTTCGGAGTTAGTAGAGCGATCAATACCgagtcatatatatattctt cCAACTTCACAAACCCtagaagaataa
- the LOC126864516 gene encoding trafficking protein particle complex subunit 11 isoform X1 has translation MCELPPELVTKPLALIGLTGLDIANPVHRSIWDAFSNNRRLESSAIQFKLLSPTHEFPTVKPKRNSYEYYRPKGILKRNWMNKYLNEIPAVVVVFYNLDWNDPQWNEKKMECASKVQSLRNALDGRTTKIAVVLIQHCIQPPPGSEDTIATERATAVCGACELSPKLLYILPHGNHLLGYISRLESALYDLAQNFYHHEYRIVKGHRDQLNKTMQKNAYKHLFVRHQFKMAFLNELRQDQNLAQKHYTQAYNHLLEIPITDTNVMEITTIACFINYKLCKVMFNLNVPKDAISQFRLHTDRFKIWTGPKELIFEHHAWMCSQFSTFAELFDDAIRQGLPGVQTQHPGYYFQSAAHHAGLRQAACKDLCQNVTNYPDPDPLAGEEKLEFYGQRPWCPGKFSAEPIDPIKKALAIQALQYKEKYTVHHSNIIIALLGNAISQFKIYRCPRMRRVLVVQMAEEYYNSKDYGKVLTLLMHMLWEYHGERWPVLITNILKNALRAAYLSTSVQDYITLAFEALGPSTTFSEDYKDAVYNNVINILHKKPPTPESDLPDDVRYPAVEKWVVELNKSEPIVFTIDDNNMSSFIEVKARFLQPKYAVNSMVTAEVIIRNSYSNSVEFSKVSITVNSPGYNSEFVVADAEHNNLIFHGKEMRKFPYQFEAPQQNESSEIRITTISLYMSSDKMCCIILRFSAVGRETNFLSRLYPEIQQLRRGEFETIQSLVSTEIKQEESTLSISTESNNPALLGEWLPINISVVTNEKISSAFLNVSLVSDGANEQSTELSLTMNNKQSVISIPIDNLEKDCVTHQTVYLRAHKVGDRDIHIKVEYTRSKQIKGSKELTYSLSVTKPFEVSTLFYTTLFEPLTKGFINEPFIIMPHIVCVSPWPINIINTSIELGDLIERENGNEAVSVLSGITLSANETGTDVYCLIPKAGGEQPISTGVYTIKWKRANDDNALETSSSVTLAPLGVEDAVICLEAKIPAHGWVRTPLLISYFIKNHSDNMITLRLTMEASDAFMFAGQKQIDIYILPKNERKVEWILRPLVAGFVQLPSLSLTVPADEEHKLSKARLSELVERSIPSHIYILPTSQTLEE, from the exons ATGTGTGAGTTACCACCAGAATTAGTTACTAAGCCATTAGCTCTTATTGGCTTAACTGGTTTAGACATTGCAAATCCTGTACATCGGTCAATTTGGGATGCATTCAGTAATAATCGCAGATTAGAAAGTTCTGCCatacaatttaaattactTAGCCCTACTCATGAATTCCCTACAGTAAAACCCAAg AGGAATTCATATGAATATTATAGGCCCAAAGGAATATTGAAACGTAATTGGATGAATAAATATCTTAATGAAATTCCAGCAGTTGttgttgtattttataatttagatTGGAATGATCCTCAATGGAACGAGAAAAAGATGGAATGTGCTTCTAAAGTACAATCTCTTAG AAATGCTTTAGATGGAAGAACTACAAAAATAGCTGTAGTACTTATACAACATTGTATACAACCCCCACCTGGTTCTGAAGATACTATTGCAACTGAACGTGCCACAGCTGTCTGTGGAGCATGTGAACTATCTCCAAagttattatacattttgcCACATGGAAATCATTTACTAGGATATATATCTAG ACTAGAAAGTGCATTATATGATCTAGCACAAAACTTTTATCATCATGAATATCGTATTGTCAAAGGACATAGAGATCAACTTAATAAAACTATGCAAAAAAATGCATACAAACATTTATTTGTACGCCATCAATTTAAGATGgcatttttaaatgaattaaGACAAGATCAAAATTTAGCTCAGAA gCATTATACTCAAGCATATAATCACTTATTGGAAATACCAATAACAGACACAAATGTGATGGAAATTACGACTATTGcttgttttataaattataagttATGTAAAGTAATGTTTAACTTAAATGTTCCTAAAGATGCTATATCGCAATTTAGACTTCATACTGACAG ATTCAAAATATGGACTGGTCCAAAGGAACTTATATTTGAACATCATGCTTGGATGTGTAGTCAGTTTTCTACATTTGCAGAATTATTTGATGATGCTATTCGACAGGGACTTCCTGGTGTCCAAACTCAGCACCCTGGATATTATTTTCAATCAGCAGCTCATCATGCAGGCTTAAGGCAAGCAGCTTGCAAAGATCTTTGTCag AATGTTACTAATTATCCAGATCCAGACCCACTAGCAGGTGAAGAAAAACTTGAATTCTATGGGCAACGACCATGGTGTCCTGGAAAATTCAGTGCAGAACCCATAGATCCCATAAAAAAAGCACTTGCTATACAGGCTTTacaatataaagaaaaatacacAGTTCACCATTCt AATATAATCATTGCTTTACTGGGCAATGCAATTTCACAATTTAAGATATATAGGTGTCCGAGAATGAGGAGAGTATTAG TCGTACAAATGGCtgaagaatattataattctaaAGATTATGGGAAAGTTCTAAC ATTATTGATGCACATGTTGTGGGAATATCACGGGGAACGGTGGCCCGTCTTAATCACAAATATCTTAAAGAATGCTTTACGTGCGGCATATCTCTCTACAAGTGTTCAAGACTACATCACCTTGGCATTTGAAGCTTTGGGACCTTCTACCACGTTTTCAGAGGATTATAAAGATGCTGTCTATAATAACGTCATTAATATTCTTCAC AAAAAACCACCAACTCCGGAATCTGACTTACCCGATGATGTGAGATATCCTGCAGTAGAAAAGTGGGTAGTGGAACTAAATAAGTCAGAACCAATTGTCTTTACAATTGATGATAATAACATGAGTTCGTTTATAGAAGTAAAAGCAAGATTTTTGCAGCCAAAGTATGCTGTCAATTCTATGGTTACTGCGGAAGTCATTATTAG AAATTCATACAGCAATAGTGTTGAATTTTCTAAAGTATCAATAACGGTTAATAGCCCAGGATATAATTCAGAATTCGTCGTTGCTGATGCTGAACATAATAATCTTATTTTTCACGGgaaagaaatgagaaaatttCCTTATCAATTTGAAGCCCCACAACAAAATGAGAGTAGCGAAATACGTATTACGACAATCTCATTATATATGAGTAGTGACAAAATGTGCTGTATTATTTTAAGATTTTCTGCTGTAGGGagagaaacgaattttttgAGTCGATTATATCCTGAAATACAACAGCTTCG tAGAGGAGAGTTTGAAACAATACAATCACTAGTCAGTACCGAAATAAAACAAGAAGAATCTACTCTGAGTATAAGTACTGAATCCAACAATCCAGCTCTTTTAGGAGAATGGCTACCTATTAATATATCTGTTGTTActaatgaaaaaatatcatCAGCATTTTTAAATGTATCACTTGTGTCTGATGGAGCAAATGAACAGTCAA CGGAATTAAGTTTGACAATGAATAATAAGCAGTCGGTAATATCAATACCAATTGATAATTTGGAAAAGGACTGTGTTACTCATCAAACTGTATACTTAAGGGCTCACAAAGTTGGTGATCGAGATATTCATATAAAG GTAGAATACACAAGAtctaaacaaattaaaggatcaaAAGAATTAACATATTCACTATCAGTTACAAAGCCATTTGAAGTGTCGACATTATTTTATACCACTCTTTTTGAACCACTGACGAAAGGCTTCATTAATGAACCATTTATAATAATGCCTCACATTGTTTGTGTGTCTCCATGGcctataaatattataaatacttcTATAGAAttg gGAGATTTAATAGAAAGGGAAAATGGAAATGAGGCAGTATCTGTTTTAAGTGGTATTACACTTTCTGCAAATGAAACAGGTACAGATGTGTATTGTTTGATACCAAAAGCAGGTGGTGAGCAACCTATTAGTACAGGAGTCTATACTATTAAATGGAAACG TGCAAATGATGATAATGCATTAGAAACCAGCAGCAGTGTTACTTTAGCACCTCTAGGAGTTGAGGACGCTGTAATTTGTTTGGAAGCCAAAATACCTGCTCATGGTTGGGTCCGTACACCATTACtaatatcatattttataaaaaatcattCTGATAATATGATTACATTGCGATTGACTATGGAAGCTAGTGATGCCTTTATGTTTGCTGGACAAAAACAA aTTGACATTTACATACTtccaaaaaatgaaagaaaagttGAATGGATTTTACGACCATTGGTGGCAGGTTTTGTACAACTTCCATCATTGTCTCTAACAGTTCCCGCtg ATGAAGAACATAAATTAAGCAAAGCGCGGCTTTCGGAGTTAGTAGAGCGATCAATACCgagtcatatatatattctt cCAACTTCACAAACCCtagaagaataa